The following proteins are co-located in the Pseudoalteromonas sp. N1230-9 genome:
- a CDS encoding Bug family tripartite tricarboxylate transporter substrate binding protein, translating into MFKSIKSSLLAASLLVTSPLALADLHFLVPGGPGGGWDTTARGVGEAMVKAGIEDNASFQNMSGGGGGRAIAYLIESGTKKGDMLMVNSTPIVLRALSGKIPYSYRDLTPVASMIADYGAFVVRNDSPYKTWQDVIDAMKKDPGSVKVAGGSARGSMDHLVAAQAVKAAGIDGRRLRYIPYDAGGKAKAGLLSGEVNLLSTGLSEALEVANGGQARILAVTSADALPDYPEIPTLKSLGYDMEFVNWRGFFATPDLPADKLAQYTEKLRKLQATPEWEAVRARNGWLNLFQEKEAFIKALEQQEAQLKVVMEELGFIRRLG; encoded by the coding sequence ATGTTTAAATCAATTAAGAGCTCTTTATTAGCAGCCTCGTTATTAGTAACCAGCCCGTTGGCGTTAGCTGACTTACACTTTTTAGTACCTGGTGGTCCAGGTGGGGGTTGGGATACCACTGCCCGTGGTGTGGGTGAAGCCATGGTAAAAGCGGGGATTGAAGATAATGCGTCGTTTCAAAATATGTCGGGTGGCGGCGGTGGCCGTGCGATTGCTTATTTGATTGAGTCGGGCACTAAAAAAGGCGATATGTTGATGGTGAACTCAACGCCTATCGTTCTGCGCGCATTATCAGGCAAAATTCCTTACAGCTATCGTGATTTAACGCCAGTTGCCAGCATGATTGCTGATTACGGCGCGTTTGTTGTACGTAATGATTCGCCTTATAAAACATGGCAAGACGTCATTGATGCAATGAAAAAAGATCCAGGCTCTGTAAAAGTGGCGGGAGGTTCAGCGCGCGGCAGTATGGATCACTTAGTGGCAGCACAAGCTGTGAAGGCGGCGGGTATTGATGGTCGTCGATTACGTTACATTCCATACGATGCGGGTGGTAAAGCGAAAGCAGGCTTGTTGTCGGGTGAGGTCAACTTACTTTCAACGGGCTTAAGTGAAGCACTCGAAGTCGCCAATGGCGGTCAAGCGCGTATTTTAGCTGTGACTTCAGCAGATGCTTTACCGGATTATCCTGAAATTCCAACCTTAAAGTCGCTAGGTTACGACATGGAATTCGTAAACTGGCGCGGCTTTTTTGCAACCCCAGATTTACCAGCAGACAAACTAGCCCAGTACACAGAAAAGTTGCGTAAATTACAAGCAACACCTGAGTGGGAAGCGGTTCGTGCGCGTAATGGTTGGTTAAACCTGTTTCAAGAGAAAGAAGCGTTTATTAAAGCGCTTGAGCAGCAGGAAGCACAGCTAAAAGTGGTCATGGAAGAGCTTGGTTTTATTCGTAGACTAGGTTAG